The window CTCAAGCACCCGTCCAAGATCCTGGAGGTCGGCCAGGAGGTGGAGGCCGTCGTCCTGGACATCGATCCGAAGGCCAAGCGCATCGCGCTGGGCATGAAGCAGATCGAGCAGAACCCCTGGACGCTGCTGGAGGACAAGTACCCGATCGGCTCCGTCATCAAGGGCCAGATCCGCAACGTCACCGACTTCGGCGTGTTCGTCGGCGTCGAGGAGGGCGTGGACGGCCTGGTGCATGTGTCCGATATCTCCTGGACCCAGCGCATCAAGCACCCGGGCGAGCTCTACAAGAAGGGCGACGAGGTCGAGGCGGTGGTGCTCAACATCGACGTCGAGAACGAGCGCTTCAGCCTGGGCATCAAGCAGCTCACGCCGGACCCCTGGGAGACGCTGTCCGAGCGCACCCCGGTGGGCAGCCGCGTGAAGGGCAAGGTCACCAAGGTCACCGACTTCGGCGCGTTCGTGGAGATCGAGCCGGGCATCGAGGGTCTGGTCCACGTGTCCGAGCTGCGTGAGGAGCGCGTGGAGAACCCCCGCGACGTGGTCCAGGAGGCTCAGGATGTCGAGGTGAAGATCATCGACATCAACACCCAGGACCGGAAGGTGGCGCTGTCGATGAAGGCGCTCATCGGCGAGGGCTCGGATGACTACCGCGAGTACCTGCGCAAGCAGGCCGAGGGCAGCAAGGCGCGCCTCGGCGACGTGATGGCGAGCAAGCTGAAGAAGTAGCCCTCGCTCCTCCCACTGGGAGGCACGCATGGGCGGCCGGGTTCCCGAATGGGGGCCCGGCCGTCTGCTTTTTCGGGCACTTACATGCATGAAGTCGGCGGGCCTGGGTGTTACCAACAGTCCGTCCGAGTGTCGGAAGCCCAAAGCTCAACTCATGCTGTTCGGGGGCATGAGTCAGAGGGGGGACGACACGCTTGACCCCCCCGGAAGGGGCGGTGATAAGGGCTCACCTGTACGTATCCCCGGTTACCAAGGAGGCAGTTTCCATGGCTCGTGAAGTCGTCATCGTGGGCGCGGCTCGCACCCCTATCGGTTCCTTCCAGGGCGCTCTCGCGAAGCTGACGGCGCCGCAGCTGGGTGCCATCGTCATCAAGGCGGCGCTGGAGCGGGCGGGCGTGAAGCCGGAGGCGGTACAGGAAGTCATCATGGGCAACGTGCTGCAGGCGGGCGTGGGCCAGGCTCCCGCGCGTCAGGCGCTGCGCTTCGCGGGGCTGCCGGACACGGTGCCGGCCACCACGCTCAACAAGGTTTGCGGCTCGGGCCTGAAGGCCGTCATCGCCGGCGCCCAGGCCATCGCGCTGGGTGACGCGGACGTGGTGGTGGTGGGCGGCATGGAGTCCATGTCGAACGCGCCCTACGTGAGCCACACCATGCGCGGCGGCGCCCGCATGGGGAACGTGGAGTTCAAGGACGCGATGATCCTCGATGGCCTGTGGGATCCGTACGACAACGTCCACATGGGCGTCTGCGCCGAGGACTGCGCGGTGAAGCAGGACGTGAGCCGCTCGCAGCAGGACGAGTACGCGCTCGAGTCCACCAAGCGCGCCATCAACGCCCAGAAGGAGGGCCTGTTCACCGCGGAGATCGTCCCGGTGCCGATCCCCGGCAAGAAGCCCGAGGACACGGTGATGGTGGTGGAGGACGAGGGCCCGCGTAACGCGAAGCCGGAGAAGATCCCCACGCTCAAGCCGGTGTTCAAGAAGGACGGCACGGTGACGGCGGCCAACGCCTCGTCCATCAACGACGGCGCCGCGGCGCTGGTGCTCATGAGCGAGGAGCGCGCCAAGGCCGAGGGCCGGACGATCCTCGGTCGGATTACGGGCCACGCCCAGGCGGCGCGCAAGCCGGTGGAGTTCACCATCGCCCCGACGGACGCGATCAACAAGCTGCTGGAGAAGAAGGGCCTGAAGACGGACGCGGTGGATCTCTGGGAGATCAACGAGGCGTTCGCGGTGGTGTCCATCGCCAACAACCGGCTGCTGAAGCTGGACCCGTCGAAGGTGAACGTGCGCGGCGGCGCGGTGTCGCTGGGTCACCCCATCGGCGCCTCGGGCGCGCGCGTGCTGGTGACGCTGCTGCACGCGATGAAGGATCTGGACAAGAAGCGCGGGGTCGCGTCGCTGTGCATCGGCGGCGGCGAGGGCATCGCGCTGATGGTGGAGCGCTGATCTTCCTCTCCCTTCGGGGGAGGACCGGGGTGAGGGTGCTGAGCATCCTCACCCCGTGT is drawn from Hyalangium ruber and contains these coding sequences:
- a CDS encoding thiolase family protein — its product is MAREVVIVGAARTPIGSFQGALAKLTAPQLGAIVIKAALERAGVKPEAVQEVIMGNVLQAGVGQAPARQALRFAGLPDTVPATTLNKVCGSGLKAVIAGAQAIALGDADVVVVGGMESMSNAPYVSHTMRGGARMGNVEFKDAMILDGLWDPYDNVHMGVCAEDCAVKQDVSRSQQDEYALESTKRAINAQKEGLFTAEIVPVPIPGKKPEDTVMVVEDEGPRNAKPEKIPTLKPVFKKDGTVTAANASSINDGAAALVLMSEERAKAEGRTILGRITGHAQAARKPVEFTIAPTDAINKLLEKKGLKTDAVDLWEINEAFAVVSIANNRLLKLDPSKVNVRGGAVSLGHPIGASGARVLVTLLHAMKDLDKKRGVASLCIGGGEGIALMVER